A region of Vitis vinifera cultivar Pinot Noir 40024 chromosome 15, ASM3070453v1 DNA encodes the following proteins:
- the LOC100260815 gene encoding putative disease resistance protein RGA4 isoform X1, with the protein MYDSVSIIISPIASSLMTVIWLLMGLGDIPALEGIKDELEKLWRALVPIKAELMDEEDLQVADPVLEYWLGELQDAASDAQDVLEAFSTRVYWSARRKQQQQVCPGNASLQFNVSFLKIKDIVARIDLISQTTQRLISECVGRPKIPYPRPLHYTSSFAGDVVGREDDKSKILDMLLSHDSDQGEECHFSVIPIIGMAGVGKTTLAQLIFNHPIAVRRFDLRIWVCVTVNFNFPRILENIITSLSHLNCDFGGLSTSMLESRVVQLLSGQRFLIVLDDVWTHNYFEWEQLEKVLRHGERGSRVVVTSRTSKVSDIMGNQGPYRLGLLSDDDCWQLFRTIAFKPSQESNRTWGKLEKIGRKIVAKCRGLPLAVKAMAGLLRGNTDVNKWQNISANDICEVEKHNIFPALKLSYDHLPSHIKQCFAYCSLFPKGYVFRKKDLVELWMAEDFIQSTGQESQEETGSQYFDELLMRFFFQPSDVGSDQYTMHDLIHELAQLVSGPRCRQVKDGEQCYLSQKTRHVSLLGKDVEQPVLQIVDKCRQLRTLLFPCGYLKNTGNTLDKMFQTLTCIRTLDLSSSPISELPQSIDKLELLRYLDLSKTEISVLPDTLCNLYNLQTLRLSGCLSLVELPKDLANLINLRHLELDERFWYKCTKLPPRMGCLTGLHNLHVFPIGCETGYGIEELKGMRYLTGTLHVSKLENAKKNAAEAKLREKESLEKLVLEWSGDVAAPQDEEAHERVLEDLQPHSNLKELLVFRFLGTRFPLLMKEKALQNLVSLSLNHCTKCKFFSIGHLPHLRRLFLKEMQELQGLSVFGESQEELSQANEVSIDTLKIVDCPKLTELPYFSELRDLKIKRCKSLKVLPGTQSLEFLILIDNLVLEDLNEANSSFSKLLELKIVSCPKLQALPQVFAPQKVEIIGCELVTALPNPGCFRRLQHLAVDQSCHGGKLIGEIPDSSSLCSLVISNFSNATSFPKWPYLPSLRALHIRHCKDLLSLCEEAAPFQGLTFLKLLSIQSCPSLVTLPHGGLPKTLECLTISSCTSLEALGPEDVLTSLTSLTDLYIEYCPKIKRLPKEGVSPFLQHLVIQGCPLLMERCSKEGGGPDWPKIMHIPDLEVAPTNVRSSPDFTKSSMQASDSPGPGPKSPNKPRPSSAHWYSHLSCCSRGVDVRESTQSPRRLMLREGRCRS; encoded by the exons ATGTATGACTCAGTTTCAATTATAATCAGCCCCATCGCGAGCAGTCTCATGACTGTGATATGGTTGTTGATGGGACTAGGAGACATCCCAGCATTAGAGGGCATCAAGGATGAGTTGGAAAAGCTCTGGAGAGCCCTTGTCCCAATAAAAGCTGAGCTGATGGATGAGGAGGACCTGCAAGTGGCTGATCCAGTCTTGGAATATTGGCTGGGAGAGCTTCAAGATGCAGCTTCTGATGCACAAGATGTATTAGAGGCTTTTTCAACTAGAGTTTACTGGAGTGCTAGAAGAAAACAACAGCAGCAGGTATGTCCAGGTAACGCTTCCCTTCAATTTAACGTTTCCTTCCTTAAGATCAAAGACATCGTAGCTAGGATAGATTTGATTTCACAAACAACACAAAGGTTGATATCTGAATGTGTTGGGAGGCCAAAGATCCCCTACCCACGGCCTCTACACTACACAAGTTCTTTTGCGGGTGATGTTGTTGGTAGGGAAGATGATAAATCTAAGATATTAGATATGCTTCTATCCCATGATTCTGACCAGGGAGAAGAGTGCCACTTTTCTGTCATTCCCATCATTGGCATGGCTGGTGTGGGAAAAACAACTCTTGCTCAACTGATCTTCAATCATCCTATAGCAGTCCGACGTTTTGATTTGAGGATCTGGGTTTGTGTCACCGTTAATTTTAACTTCCCTAGAATACTTGAAAACATCATTACCTCTCTCTCCCACTTGAATTGTGATTTTGGAGGTTTATCGACAAGTATGCTAGAGTCTCGTGTTGTCCAATTGTTGTCCGGGCAAAGATTCCTGATTGTCCTAGACGATGTCTGGACTCACAATTACTTTGAGTGGGAGCAGCTTGAGAAAGTATTGAGGCACGGGGAAAGAGGAAGTAGAGTTGTGGTTACCAGTAGAACATCTAAAGTATCGGATATCATGGGAAACCAAGGTCCTTATCGCTTGGGTCTTCTGTCCGACGATGACTGTTGGCAGTTGTTCAGAACGATCGCCTTTAAACCAAGTCAGGAGTCAAACAGAACATGGGGGAAACTGGAAAAAATTGGTAGAAAAATCGTAGCCAAGTGCAGAGGCTTGCCTTTGGCAGTCAAGGCAATGGCAGGTCTGTTGCGTGGCAACACCGATGTAAACAAATGGCAGAATATCTCAGCGAATGACATTTGCGAAGTAGAGAAGCACAATATTTTCCCTGCCCTAAAACTGAGTTATGACCATCTACCTTCTCATATAAAGCAGTGCTTTGCGTACTGCTCGTTATTTCCCAAGGGATATGTGTTTCGTAAAAAGGACTTGGTCGAGTTATGGATGGCAGAAGACTTCATTCAATCCACAGGACAAGAAAGCCAAGAGGAAACCGGAAGTCAATATTTTGATGAGTTGCTAATGAGGTTCTTCTTTCAACCTTCTGATGTGGGCAGTGACCAGTATACAATGCATGATCTTATCCACGAGTTGGCACAGCTAGTTTCAGGCCCACGTTGCCGGCAAGTGAAAGATGGCGAGCAATGCTATCTATCTCAAAAAACTCGTCATGTGTCACTGCTAGGCAAAGACGTGGAACAACCAGTTTTACAGATTGTTGATAAATGTAGGCAGTTACGCACACTTCTGTTCCCCTGTGGATACTTGAAAAATACTGGGAATACCCTTGACAAAATGTTCCAGACTTTGACCTGCATCCGGACGTTGGATCTAAGTTCAAGCCCAATCTCAGAACTGCCCCAATCAATTGACAAGTTGGAACTTTTGCGCTACCTCGACCTCTCCAAAACAGAAATCAGTGTGCTTCCCGACACCCTATGCAACCTTTACAATTTGCAAACCCTAAGACTCTCAGGCTGTCTTTCACTTGTCGAATTGCCCAAGGACCTTGCGAACCTGATTAACCTGCGACATCTGGAGCTAGATGAAAGGTTTTGGTACAAGTGCACAAAACTGCCACCAAGAATGGGGTGCTTAACCGGTCTGCACAACTTGCATGTTTTTCCAATTGGCTGCGAGACTGGTTATGGGATTGAAGAATTGAAGGGCATGAGGTACCTGACCGGAACATTGCACGTCTCAAAACTTGagaatgcaaagaaaaatgcagCAGAAGCAAAGCTGAGGGAGAAAGAAAGCCTTGAAAAACTGGTTTTAGAATGGAGTGGAGATGTTGCTGCCCCACAAGATGAGGAGGCTCATGAGAGGGTGCTTGAAGATCTACAGCCTCATTCAAATCTGAAAGAGCTCCTGGTTTTTCGCTTCTTGGGTACCAGATTTCCTCTTTTGATGAAAGAGAAGGCGCTTCAAAATCTGGTGTCCCTTTCCTTGAACCATTGCACAAAATGCAAATTTTTCTCAATTGGCCACTTACCCCACCTTCGACGGCTGTTCCTGAAAGAGATGCAGGAGTTGCAGGGATTATCAGTATTTGGCGAATCGCAAGAGGAACTTTCCCAAGCTAATGAAGTTTCCATTGATACGCTCAAGATCGTGGATTGCCCTAAGCTAACAGAGTTACCCTACTTTTCCGAGCTAAGAGATTTGAAGATCAAAAGGTGCAAATCCCTCAAGGTTCTCCCAGGAACCCAATCTCTGGAGTTCCTGATACTCATTGACAATCTTGTTTTGGAAGACTTGAATGAAGCGAATTCCTCCTTTTCTAAACTCTTGGAATTGAAAATTGTTTCTTGCCCTAAGCTGCAAGCACTGCCACAAGTGTTTGCACCGCAGAAGGTGGAGATTATTGGGTGTGAGTTAGTGACCGCCCTCCCAAACCCGGGTTGCTTTCGACGTCTTCAGCATTTGGCAGTGGACCAATCATGTCACGGTGGAAAACTAATAGGCGAAATACCTGACAGCAGTTCTCTTTGCTCCTTGGTAATTTCCAACTTCTCAAATGCCACCTCCTTCCCAAAGTGGCCTTACCTTCCCTCTCTCAGGGCTTTGCACATTCGGCATTGCAAGGATCTATTGTCTTTGTGTGAAGAAGCAGCACCATTCCAAGGTTTGACTTTCCTCAAACTATTGTCTATTCAAAGCTGCCCCAGCCTTGTGACGTTGCCCCATGGAGGACTCCCCAAAACGCTTGAATGCTTGACCATCAGTTCCTGCACCAGCCTTGAGGCCCTTGGTCCCGAGGATGTGCTAACAAGTCTCACGTCCCTCACGGATCTTTATATTGAGTACTGCCCCAAAATCAAGCGCTTGCCCAAGGAAGGCGTCTCCCCCTTCCTTCAACATTTGGTCATTCAAGGATGCCCACTGCTGATGGAGAGATGCAGCAAGGAGGGAGGAGGCCCAGATTGGCCAAAGATCATGCACATTCCTGATCTAGAGGTGGCGCCCACCAACGTTCGGTCGAGCCCAGATTTCACAAAGTCCTCCATGCAAGCATCCGACTCCCCCGGTCCTGGTCCGAAGTCGCCTAATAAGCCAAGGCCATCCTCAGCGCATTGGTACTCTCATCTTTCATGCTGCAGTAGAG GAGTTGATGTAAGGGAATCTACTCAATCACCACGTCGTTTGATGCTACGCGAAG GGCGTTGCAGAAGCTGA
- the LOC100260815 gene encoding putative disease resistance protein RGA4 isoform X2 produces MYDSVSIIISPIASSLMTVIWLLMGLGDIPALEGIKDELEKLWRALVPIKAELMDEEDLQVADPVLEYWLGELQDAASDAQDVLEAFSTRVYWSARRKQQQQVCPGNASLQFNVSFLKIKDIVARIDLISQTTQRLISECVGRPKIPYPRPLHYTSSFAGDVVGREDDKSKILDMLLSHDSDQGEECHFSVIPIIGMAGVGKTTLAQLIFNHPIAVRRFDLRIWVCVTVNFNFPRILENIITSLSHLNCDFGGLSTSMLESRVVQLLSGQRFLIVLDDVWTHNYFEWEQLEKVLRHGERGSRVVVTSRTSKVSDIMGNQGPYRLGLLSDDDCWQLFRTIAFKPSQESNRTWGKLEKIGRKIVAKCRGLPLAVKAMAGLLRGNTDVNKWQNISANDICEVEKHNIFPALKLSYDHLPSHIKQCFAYCSLFPKGYVFRKKDLVELWMAEDFIQSTGQESQEETGSQYFDELLMRFFFQPSDVGSDQYTMHDLIHELAQLVSGPRCRQVKDGEQCYLSQKTRHVSLLGKDVEQPVLQIVDKCRQLRTLLFPCGYLKNTGNTLDKMFQTLTCIRTLDLSSSPISELPQSIDKLELLRYLDLSKTEISVLPDTLCNLYNLQTLRLSGCLSLVELPKDLANLINLRHLELDERFWYKCTKLPPRMGCLTGLHNLHVFPIGCETGYGIEELKGMRYLTGTLHVSKLENAKKNAAEAKLREKESLEKLVLEWSGDVAAPQDEEAHERVLEDLQPHSNLKELLVFRFLGTRFPLLMKEKALQNLVSLSLNHCTKCKFFSIGHLPHLRRLFLKEMQELQGLSVFGESQEELSQANEVSIDTLKIVDCPKLTELPYFSELRDLKIKRCKSLKVLPGTQSLEFLILIDNLVLEDLNEANSSFSKLLELKIVSCPKLQALPQVFAPQKVEIIGCELVTALPNPGCFRRLQHLAVDQSCHGGKLIGEIPDSSSLCSLVISNFSNATSFPKWPYLPSLRALHIRHCKDLLSLCEEAAPFQGLTFLKLLSIQSCPSLVTLPHGGLPKTLECLTISSCTSLEALGPEDVLTSLTSLTDLYIEYCPKIKRLPKEGVSPFLQHLVIQGCPLLMERCSKEGGGPDWPKIMHIPDLEVAPTNVRSSPDFTKSSMQASDSPGPGPKSPNKPRPSSAHWYSHLSCCSRGVDVRESTQSPRRLMLREEAE; encoded by the exons ATGTATGACTCAGTTTCAATTATAATCAGCCCCATCGCGAGCAGTCTCATGACTGTGATATGGTTGTTGATGGGACTAGGAGACATCCCAGCATTAGAGGGCATCAAGGATGAGTTGGAAAAGCTCTGGAGAGCCCTTGTCCCAATAAAAGCTGAGCTGATGGATGAGGAGGACCTGCAAGTGGCTGATCCAGTCTTGGAATATTGGCTGGGAGAGCTTCAAGATGCAGCTTCTGATGCACAAGATGTATTAGAGGCTTTTTCAACTAGAGTTTACTGGAGTGCTAGAAGAAAACAACAGCAGCAGGTATGTCCAGGTAACGCTTCCCTTCAATTTAACGTTTCCTTCCTTAAGATCAAAGACATCGTAGCTAGGATAGATTTGATTTCACAAACAACACAAAGGTTGATATCTGAATGTGTTGGGAGGCCAAAGATCCCCTACCCACGGCCTCTACACTACACAAGTTCTTTTGCGGGTGATGTTGTTGGTAGGGAAGATGATAAATCTAAGATATTAGATATGCTTCTATCCCATGATTCTGACCAGGGAGAAGAGTGCCACTTTTCTGTCATTCCCATCATTGGCATGGCTGGTGTGGGAAAAACAACTCTTGCTCAACTGATCTTCAATCATCCTATAGCAGTCCGACGTTTTGATTTGAGGATCTGGGTTTGTGTCACCGTTAATTTTAACTTCCCTAGAATACTTGAAAACATCATTACCTCTCTCTCCCACTTGAATTGTGATTTTGGAGGTTTATCGACAAGTATGCTAGAGTCTCGTGTTGTCCAATTGTTGTCCGGGCAAAGATTCCTGATTGTCCTAGACGATGTCTGGACTCACAATTACTTTGAGTGGGAGCAGCTTGAGAAAGTATTGAGGCACGGGGAAAGAGGAAGTAGAGTTGTGGTTACCAGTAGAACATCTAAAGTATCGGATATCATGGGAAACCAAGGTCCTTATCGCTTGGGTCTTCTGTCCGACGATGACTGTTGGCAGTTGTTCAGAACGATCGCCTTTAAACCAAGTCAGGAGTCAAACAGAACATGGGGGAAACTGGAAAAAATTGGTAGAAAAATCGTAGCCAAGTGCAGAGGCTTGCCTTTGGCAGTCAAGGCAATGGCAGGTCTGTTGCGTGGCAACACCGATGTAAACAAATGGCAGAATATCTCAGCGAATGACATTTGCGAAGTAGAGAAGCACAATATTTTCCCTGCCCTAAAACTGAGTTATGACCATCTACCTTCTCATATAAAGCAGTGCTTTGCGTACTGCTCGTTATTTCCCAAGGGATATGTGTTTCGTAAAAAGGACTTGGTCGAGTTATGGATGGCAGAAGACTTCATTCAATCCACAGGACAAGAAAGCCAAGAGGAAACCGGAAGTCAATATTTTGATGAGTTGCTAATGAGGTTCTTCTTTCAACCTTCTGATGTGGGCAGTGACCAGTATACAATGCATGATCTTATCCACGAGTTGGCACAGCTAGTTTCAGGCCCACGTTGCCGGCAAGTGAAAGATGGCGAGCAATGCTATCTATCTCAAAAAACTCGTCATGTGTCACTGCTAGGCAAAGACGTGGAACAACCAGTTTTACAGATTGTTGATAAATGTAGGCAGTTACGCACACTTCTGTTCCCCTGTGGATACTTGAAAAATACTGGGAATACCCTTGACAAAATGTTCCAGACTTTGACCTGCATCCGGACGTTGGATCTAAGTTCAAGCCCAATCTCAGAACTGCCCCAATCAATTGACAAGTTGGAACTTTTGCGCTACCTCGACCTCTCCAAAACAGAAATCAGTGTGCTTCCCGACACCCTATGCAACCTTTACAATTTGCAAACCCTAAGACTCTCAGGCTGTCTTTCACTTGTCGAATTGCCCAAGGACCTTGCGAACCTGATTAACCTGCGACATCTGGAGCTAGATGAAAGGTTTTGGTACAAGTGCACAAAACTGCCACCAAGAATGGGGTGCTTAACCGGTCTGCACAACTTGCATGTTTTTCCAATTGGCTGCGAGACTGGTTATGGGATTGAAGAATTGAAGGGCATGAGGTACCTGACCGGAACATTGCACGTCTCAAAACTTGagaatgcaaagaaaaatgcagCAGAAGCAAAGCTGAGGGAGAAAGAAAGCCTTGAAAAACTGGTTTTAGAATGGAGTGGAGATGTTGCTGCCCCACAAGATGAGGAGGCTCATGAGAGGGTGCTTGAAGATCTACAGCCTCATTCAAATCTGAAAGAGCTCCTGGTTTTTCGCTTCTTGGGTACCAGATTTCCTCTTTTGATGAAAGAGAAGGCGCTTCAAAATCTGGTGTCCCTTTCCTTGAACCATTGCACAAAATGCAAATTTTTCTCAATTGGCCACTTACCCCACCTTCGACGGCTGTTCCTGAAAGAGATGCAGGAGTTGCAGGGATTATCAGTATTTGGCGAATCGCAAGAGGAACTTTCCCAAGCTAATGAAGTTTCCATTGATACGCTCAAGATCGTGGATTGCCCTAAGCTAACAGAGTTACCCTACTTTTCCGAGCTAAGAGATTTGAAGATCAAAAGGTGCAAATCCCTCAAGGTTCTCCCAGGAACCCAATCTCTGGAGTTCCTGATACTCATTGACAATCTTGTTTTGGAAGACTTGAATGAAGCGAATTCCTCCTTTTCTAAACTCTTGGAATTGAAAATTGTTTCTTGCCCTAAGCTGCAAGCACTGCCACAAGTGTTTGCACCGCAGAAGGTGGAGATTATTGGGTGTGAGTTAGTGACCGCCCTCCCAAACCCGGGTTGCTTTCGACGTCTTCAGCATTTGGCAGTGGACCAATCATGTCACGGTGGAAAACTAATAGGCGAAATACCTGACAGCAGTTCTCTTTGCTCCTTGGTAATTTCCAACTTCTCAAATGCCACCTCCTTCCCAAAGTGGCCTTACCTTCCCTCTCTCAGGGCTTTGCACATTCGGCATTGCAAGGATCTATTGTCTTTGTGTGAAGAAGCAGCACCATTCCAAGGTTTGACTTTCCTCAAACTATTGTCTATTCAAAGCTGCCCCAGCCTTGTGACGTTGCCCCATGGAGGACTCCCCAAAACGCTTGAATGCTTGACCATCAGTTCCTGCACCAGCCTTGAGGCCCTTGGTCCCGAGGATGTGCTAACAAGTCTCACGTCCCTCACGGATCTTTATATTGAGTACTGCCCCAAAATCAAGCGCTTGCCCAAGGAAGGCGTCTCCCCCTTCCTTCAACATTTGGTCATTCAAGGATGCCCACTGCTGATGGAGAGATGCAGCAAGGAGGGAGGAGGCCCAGATTGGCCAAAGATCATGCACATTCCTGATCTAGAGGTGGCGCCCACCAACGTTCGGTCGAGCCCAGATTTCACAAAGTCCTCCATGCAAGCATCCGACTCCCCCGGTCCTGGTCCGAAGTCGCCTAATAAGCCAAGGCCATCCTCAGCGCATTGGTACTCTCATCTTTCATGCTGCAGTAGAG GAGTTGATGTAAGGGAATCTACTCAATCACCACGTCGTTTGATGCTACGCGAAG AAGCTGAATGA